The following is a genomic window from Synechococcus sp. UW69.
GTTGCAGACCATCGGGCAGCCACCCCCACGGCGGCAATCGTGGCGCTCCTGCCCGACCGCAATGCTGCACGCCAGGGGCTTGTACAACGCCAAAGTCGATTGAGGGACGCACTGCTGGGGCGAATCCTTCGCGAACGTCAAAGGCTTCAGGATCGGGCCTTTGTGTTGCAGCAACAATCTCCTCTCGAGCGAATCAGGCGCCATCGCCAGGAGCTGGCGCAGAAACAACTATTGCTAAAAGCGCTGTCTCCAGAACGCTGGCTGAAACGGGGGCTCGCCCTGGTCAGCAATGCTTCCGGCGATGCCATCCCGGACCTTCAATCCGTCAAGATCGGAGATCAGCTCAGCATTCGGATGAGCGACGGAACGCTTGACGCCCGGGTCGATCAGATCCAACGCAGTTCCCAAAAAACCACCTCCTGATGAGCAAGCGCCAACCCAGCAAAGAGTTACGCGATCGCATGGAAGGCTGGCGCAGCGATGCCGCTGGCCTCAACTACGAAGAAGCCATGCAGGCCCTTGATCTGCTGCTCGCTGAGCTGCAGAACGACAGTGTGCCCCTGGCGGAATTGCAGCAACGGGTTCTCCACGGTGAGATTTACCTCAGCCGTTGCCAGACCCTGCTCGACAGCGTCGAACAGTCGATTGTCGAACTCGACCCCACAACCCTTGAACCC
Proteins encoded in this region:
- the xseB gene encoding exodeoxyribonuclease VII small subunit yields the protein MSKRQPSKELRDRMEGWRSDAAGLNYEEAMQALDLLLAELQNDSVPLAELQQRVLHGEIYLSRCQTLLDSVEQSIVELDPTTLEPTNNA